GGTAGAAAATAAAGCAAAAATCGTTAAACATCCTTGAAAGGCACGCCGATGCTTGGATTTTTTGGGAGATTTTTCAGTCAACTTTGAGATTCCTGATTACTGGGGCATTGGTAAATCCGTATCGCGAGGGTTTGGAACAGTAATGAAGCAGAAAACAGACAAAGAGGAAAGAGGGAATGAAAAAACGAATGAAGGAATCTAATCCAAAGGCAATCTTTAATCCAGTTCTATTCTGGGATACAGAGGATATAGACATTGAGAAAAATGCAGGTTATATTATTAGCCGAGTA
This region of bacterium genomic DNA includes:
- a CDS encoding CRISPR-associated endonuclease Cas6 is translated as MDFLGDFSVNFEIPDYWGIGKSVSRGFGTVMKQKTDKEERGNEKTNEGI